CTGCTGGCTGAAGGAAAGGTCAAAAAGGACACAGGGATTTCGGAAAAAGTGAGCAAGACCCTTGCCTGCAGGGCAGCAATTAAAGGAGGAGCAGCCTGCACCCCAAAGCAGATGGAAGATTTGATAGAGCAGCTCAAAACAGCTGAAAATCCCTACTCCTGCCCTCATGGAAGGCCGACAGTCATAACCTTTACGAAAAGCGAACTGGATAGAATGTTTGCAAGAACCTCGTAAACGACGTTAACCGAATAAAGAAAGAGTTGAAAAAATCCAGAAACAAAAGATGTTCAGGAGAGAAGATGCCCATATAAAAAATACAATCTTTCGATAAAATATATAGAAAGGATACTGATTATTGTTTATTAAGGGACCAAACGGGGTTCCACTTGAAATCTACCTTTATTTTCCTATAGATTTATATAATATAACTGATATTTAGAGTAGATGTCAGGCTAGTACTGACATCACAGGCATCATTCCACAAGGCTATTTTTCACACACCAACCCCCCAAACCCCAACAAAGAATGGTCACCCCCCATTCAAACCCCCAAGAGAAATACCCCCCACTTCCAGAAAAACGAAAACTCCATTTTTGGAATGATGCCATTCTTTTCTATTATTAGATTTTTACTATTATTGTTCCGTTATTTTACATATCGGCATATTTGGACACTAGCTGTGTTTGAGCTATGTTTATTGAGTCTCTCTTCTAATTCTTTTCCGATTTTCAGGTCAATACATTTATAATAAAAAACCTCCGAGTATTCTTCCATGATAGATCCTGTTAACAATTTCAAGATCCCTGAAGAATGGATTGCCCGCACAGGGCTGCCCAGGGAAGAACTTGAAAAAAACGTGGCATCCGGCATGGTCGTGGTCTTGAGTGACGGGTCAGTCCTCAAGCGAGGATATACGACAGGAACCACAGCCAGTGCTGCTGCAAAAGCTGCTGTCCTTTCCCTTAAGAAAAAGATTGACAGCGTATCCGTTCCTACCCCGGTAGGACTGAGAGCTCACCTTGAGGTCAGCGAGTCTTCCCCCGGACGTGCAGTTGTAAAGAAGATTCCTAATGACCATGAATCCGATGTCACACGCGGGCTTGAATTTGTTGGTGAAGCCAGAGAAACCCAGGGAATCCGCATCCTCGGAGGAAGAGGCATAGGGGTTGTAAAAAGGGACGGACTCCAGGTCCCGAAAGGCAAGCCAGCCATAAACCCGAAACCCATGGAACAGATAACAGCAGCCGTGAAAGAAGCTGTAGAGGAGCTGGGGTTGCAGGGAGCCGAAGTCACAATTTCAATTCCTGAAGGAGAAAGGATCGGGAAAGAGACTCTGAATAGCAGGATAGGAGTCGAAGGTGGGATTTCTGTCCTCGGAAGTACAGGTTTTGTTGAGCCATGGAACGACCATCTCGGAGAAATGAGAGGAGATCTTATCCGCTGCACGGACAAGGTGGTTTTGACCACAGGGCGGATAGGGATGCGGTATTCTCACATGCTCTTCCCTGAATATACCGTTGTTATGGTAGGAAGCAGGATATCAGAAGGGCTTGATTATGCTTCAGGAGACATTATTATCTGCGGGCTTCCCGGCCTTGTCCTGAAATGGGGAAACCCTGAGATGCTTGAAGGCAGCGGATATGCAACTGTAGTTGAAATGCTTGAAAAGGCTCCTGAGCACGAGCGCCTGAAAGAAGCTTTCGAGATGGCAGTCGAGAAAGGAAAGGGTGCAAGAATCGTTGTAATCGACAGAGACGGGTCTATCCTTATGGATAGCAAAAGTGAGAAGTAAAAGAATCAAAGCAAAAATTAAAGCAAAAATTAAAGTGAGAATAAATCGGACAGAGGGGAAGAAAAACTATGATAGTGGTAGGAGTCGGGGTCGGGCCCGGCATGCTTACGGAAGAAGGCATAAGGGCGATAAAGAAGGCTTCGGTCGT
The genomic region above belongs to Methanosarcina horonobensis HB-1 = JCM 15518 and contains:
- a CDS encoding cobalt-precorrin-5B (C(1))-methyltransferase, with the protein product MIDPVNNFKIPEEWIARTGLPREELEKNVASGMVVVLSDGSVLKRGYTTGTTASAAAKAAVLSLKKKIDSVSVPTPVGLRAHLEVSESSPGRAVVKKIPNDHESDVTRGLEFVGEARETQGIRILGGRGIGVVKRDGLQVPKGKPAINPKPMEQITAAVKEAVEELGLQGAEVTISIPEGERIGKETLNSRIGVEGGISVLGSTGFVEPWNDHLGEMRGDLIRCTDKVVLTTGRIGMRYSHMLFPEYTVVMVGSRISEGLDYASGDIIICGLPGLVLKWGNPEMLEGSGYATVVEMLEKAPEHERLKEAFEMAVEKGKGARIVVIDRDGSILMDSKSEK